TGATGAAGGATGGTTAGACTGACGCAATGCAGCGATATTTTGTGGCAGCGGAGCAGTTTGACGGCTCTAGCGTGCGTTTAATAGGAGAAGATGCCTTCCATGCCGTCCGCGTAATGCGGATGAAGCCGGAAGAGAAGTTTATCGCAAGCGACGGCATTTCCCGCGTAGTGCTTGCTTCGGTACGGGAGGCTGCTTCTTCGGAGGTAGTGGCGGATATTGTGGAGGAGCTGCCCATGGACAGCGAGTCCAGCTGGTCGGTGACCATCGCGCAAAGCCTGCCTAAGGGCGATAAGATGGAGCTGGTTATCCAAAAAGGGACCGAGATTGGCGCATATGCTTTTGCGCCGTTTCAGTCGGAGCGGATGATCGTTCAATACGACGGCAAGAAGGAAGCGAAGCGTTTGGAGCGCTGGAGCAAGATTGCCAAGGAAGCAGCGGAGCAGTCGCACCGCTGCCGTGTTCCTGCTATCGAGCCTGTGCGCAGCTGGCGTGAGCTGAAGGAAGTTATTCCAACGTTTGATTTAGCATTATTTTGTTATGAACGGGAAGGCGATGCAGCAGCGGGTACGGGCATCCGGGATGCCGTGCTGAACTGGAAGCAGGCTGGCCATATGGCAGCCGAGCCGAAGGTGCTGCTCATCGTTGGTCCCGAGGGCGGCTTTACAGAACGGGAAGCAGATGAGGCTGAAGCGGCTGGTGCCGTTATCGTAGGCCTTGGCCGGCGGATCCTGCGGACGGAAACCGCGGGTATCGTCGGGCTGACCTGTTTGCTGTACGAAGCCGGAGAAATGGGAGGAGCGTAAGGAATTTATGCCATCGGTTGCATTTTACACCTTGGGATGCAAAGTTAACTTTTACGACACAGAAGCGATTTGGCAGCTGTTCAAAAACGAAGGATACGAGCAGGTTGATTTCGAATCGACGGCTGACGTATACCTGATCAATACATGTACGGTTACCAATACCGGCGACAAGAAGAGCCGCCAGATTATTCGCCGCGCGGTGCGCCGTAATCCGGATGCGGTTATTGCGGTTACGGGCTGCTATGCCCAAACGTCTCCTGCAGAAATTATGGCCATTCCGGGGGTAGACCTGGTTATTGGTACGCAGGACCGCGAGAAAATCATGACGTTTGTGAACCAGATTCACGATGACCGCCAGCCGGTTAACGCGGTTCGCAACATTATGAAGACCCGTGAATTCGAGGAACTGGACGTCCCGGATTTCAACGAGCGTACGCGCGCTTTTCTGAAGATCCAGGAAGGCTGCAATAACTTCTGCACCTTCTGCATTATTCCGTGGTCGCGTGGTCTTTCGCGCAGCCGCGATCCGAAGAGCGTACTCGAGCAAGCGAAGCAGCTTGTAGCTTCCGGTTATAAGGAAGTCGTCCTTACCGGTATTCATACGGGCGGTTATGGCGACGATATGGAGAATTACCGTCTCGTTGACCTGCTGTGGGATCTGGACAAGATCGAAGGACTGGAGCGGATCCGGATCAGCTCTATCGAAGCCAGCCAGATTGACGATGCGATGATCGACGTGCTTAACCGTTCGACCAAAATGTGCCGTCATCTGCACATTCCGCTTCAAGCCGGCGATACCTCCGTGCTCAAGCGGATGCGCCGTAAATATACAACGGACGAGTTTGCTGCCAAGCTCAAACGGATCCGCGAAGCAATGCCTGGCGTAGCGATTACGACAGACGTTATCGTTGGTTTCCCTGGCGAGACGGAAGAAATGTTCGAGAACGGCTACAAGTTTATGGAAGAGGTAGGTTTCTCGGAAATGCACGTCTTCCCGTATTCGAAGCGTACAGGCACGCCAGCTGCCCGCATGGACGATCAAGTGGACGACGAAGTGAAAAACGAACGCGTTCATAAACTGATCGACCTGTCCGAGAAAATGCAGCTTGCCTATGCTGAGCAGCATGTAGGTGCCGTACTGGATGTTATTCCGGAGCGTGACTACAAAGGAGCTCCCGGTACGGGGCTTGTCATGGGGTACTCGGATAACTATATTCAGATTGTGTTTGAAGGAACCGAAGCGCTTGTCGGCAAGCTTTGCCGCGTGAAAATTACTGAAGCAGGCGTCAATGAATGCCGCGCTCAGCTTGTCCGCGTACTTGACGATGTACCGGCAGAAGCGATGAGAGCTTAGAGATAGTAATAAAGCACGAGGATTTCACGCTCATTTCTGTAGTAACGGAATAAGTGGGAAATCCTCGTTGTTGCATGCAAATGTCAAGCAGGCAAGGGGGAAGCGGAAATGGTTGAAATTTCGGCAGGAGGCGTAGTCTATCGTCGGAACGAGGCTGGAATTTTGCAAATTCAGCTGATACAGGACCGTTATGGCAAAGTGTCTCTCCCTAAAGGCAAGATGGAGCCCGGGGAGACGGTCGAACAAACGGCGCTTAGGGAAATTGCCGAGGAAACGGGCATGATCGGGGCTATCGTTAAACCGATTGACCAAATCAAGTATCAGTATCATGATGCGAATAAGGGAACCATTAACAAAGAGGTTCATTATTATTTGGTTGAGGCGGTTGGCGGATCCCTTCAGGCACAGGTGGAAGAAATCCGCGGTGTTGAATGGTTTGAACCGCTTGAAGCCTGGAGACGCCAGAAGCAGTCGGGCTATGAGAATAATAACCGGATTGTAGCGGGAGCCCTCAGCTTGCTTGGCGTAAAGTTTGATTAGACCGGAAGCTTGCGGAAAGTCGGTAAATAGCAGAATGGCAAGGCAATCAGCGAGCTTAGAATATTAAAGATCGTTTGGGCGTGAGCGATTTGGCTGGCCGGGGAATGGGCGAACCATCCTGAAGCAGCCGACAGCTCGCCTAGGAACGGCATGAAGAGCAAAGCGCCGCCAGCATTTAGGATGGTATGTGACCATGCTACATATTGGCCGGATTTTGAACCGCTGAAGGATGCGAGCAGCGCGGTGGCGCAAGTGCCGATATTCGCGCCTAGCACAATGGCAACGCCAAGCTCGAGAGGCATTGCTCCGATGGCTGCAAAGCCCATAATAATACCAATTACAGCAGCACTGCTGTGGACGATTGCTGTCAGCACCGCGCCGGCGGCTAATCCCCACCAGAGGCTGCTTGTTGATTTTTCAAGGAACCAGCCAAATAGGGAGCTTTCCTGCACGGCGGGACCAATTGCCTGCATGAAAGCCATCCCGGCAAGCAGCAGGCTGAAACCGCCTAAGGCGACGGCTGAGGAGCGAACGGTCTCAAGCAGCCGGAACGACCGGGCCTTGGGCCAGATTCCAAGTTCGTTCAGCAGTACGGTAGCCAGCCAGCCGGCCAGCGACAGCAGAAGCAAAGGAACGGACAGTTTATTTAAGCTCAGGCCGATAAGCTCGGTCGTCAGGCAGGTACCGATGTTGCTTCCGAGGATAATGCCAAGTGTCCGGGGAAAGGTAAGCAGGCCAGAATTAACCAGCCCTATCGCTATAACGGTAACGGCTGTGCTGCTTTGCAAAAAGGCGGTAGTTGCCGTGCCGACTGCAAGGCCATGGATCGGGGTCGCCGTTGAGCGATGCAAAATACGCTGCAAATACGGGCCGGCTAACCGATGCAGCGCCAGCTCCATCAGCTTCATCCCGCTTATAAAGATGGTGAAGCCGATCGCCATTGGCAGAAGGATAGAATGGAGCATAGCAGGGTTCTCCTTTTTATGAAAAGTTATCGTTGATACATATGCATATGCTCAGACAAGCATGACAAGCCAGGAACAGAGAGGGAGATTAACGAAGTGAGCAAAGCGAAAGTTTGGCTGCAGAAGGGCCGCAGAAAACG
This region of Paenibacillus sp. JDR-2 genomic DNA includes:
- a CDS encoding RsmE family RNA methyltransferase — encoded protein: MQRYFVAAEQFDGSSVRLIGEDAFHAVRVMRMKPEEKFIASDGISRVVLASVREAASSEVVADIVEELPMDSESSWSVTIAQSLPKGDKMELVIQKGTEIGAYAFAPFQSERMIVQYDGKKEAKRLERWSKIAKEAAEQSHRCRVPAIEPVRSWRELKEVIPTFDLALFCYEREGDAAAGTGIRDAVLNWKQAGHMAAEPKVLLIVGPEGGFTEREADEAEAAGAVIVGLGRRILRTETAGIVGLTCLLYEAGEMGGA
- a CDS encoding Na/Pi cotransporter family protein — its product is MLHSILLPMAIGFTIFISGMKLMELALHRLAGPYLQRILHRSTATPIHGLAVGTATTAFLQSSTAVTVIAIGLVNSGLLTFPRTLGIILGSNIGTCLTTELIGLSLNKLSVPLLLLSLAGWLATVLLNELGIWPKARSFRLLETVRSSAVALGGFSLLLAGMAFMQAIGPAVQESSLFGWFLEKSTSSLWWGLAAGAVLTAIVHSSAAVIGIIMGFAAIGAMPLELGVAIVLGANIGTCATALLASFSGSKSGQYVAWSHTILNAGGALLFMPFLGELSAASGWFAHSPASQIAHAQTIFNILSSLIALPFCYLPTFRKLPV
- a CDS encoding NUDIX hydrolase, with the translated sequence MVEISAGGVVYRRNEAGILQIQLIQDRYGKVSLPKGKMEPGETVEQTALREIAEETGMIGAIVKPIDQIKYQYHDANKGTINKEVHYYLVEAVGGSLQAQVEEIRGVEWFEPLEAWRRQKQSGYENNNRIVAGALSLLGVKFD
- the mtaB gene encoding tRNA (N(6)-L-threonylcarbamoyladenosine(37)-C(2))-methylthiotransferase MtaB, whose product is MPSVAFYTLGCKVNFYDTEAIWQLFKNEGYEQVDFESTADVYLINTCTVTNTGDKKSRQIIRRAVRRNPDAVIAVTGCYAQTSPAEIMAIPGVDLVIGTQDREKIMTFVNQIHDDRQPVNAVRNIMKTREFEELDVPDFNERTRAFLKIQEGCNNFCTFCIIPWSRGLSRSRDPKSVLEQAKQLVASGYKEVVLTGIHTGGYGDDMENYRLVDLLWDLDKIEGLERIRISSIEASQIDDAMIDVLNRSTKMCRHLHIPLQAGDTSVLKRMRRKYTTDEFAAKLKRIREAMPGVAITTDVIVGFPGETEEMFENGYKFMEEVGFSEMHVFPYSKRTGTPAARMDDQVDDEVKNERVHKLIDLSEKMQLAYAEQHVGAVLDVIPERDYKGAPGTGLVMGYSDNYIQIVFEGTEALVGKLCRVKITEAGVNECRAQLVRVLDDVPAEAMRA